From one Brachypodium distachyon strain Bd21 chromosome 4, Brachypodium_distachyon_v3.0, whole genome shotgun sequence genomic stretch:
- the LOC100823509 gene encoding serine carboxypeptidase-like 3 isoform X2: MPRPTTVLLLLRLLLVSLLCFSSAALPLPPRFVSAEAPPTVQQVAALPGFDGALPFRLETGYLAVDEDNGAELFYYFIESEGDPRRDPVLLWLNGGDHCTVLSAIFFEIAGPLKLVVEPYNGTGVPRLRYHPYSWTKAASVLFVDSPVGSGFSFSRNPQGYDVGDVSSSLQLKEFLTKWFAEHPDYLVNPFYVGGDSYAGKIVPFLVQKISEGGYTIQTWTSCYFSDIEAGLKPTVNLKGYLVGNPVTGDRVDHGSRVPFLHGAGIISDQLYEAIMDNCQGEDYTKPKNALCAQALERFKRLLNEIWKEHILYKKCISVSARPNDGSTGRKILKEETGLLKHPPPRPPMECLSYVNYLSYFWANNNITRKILGIKKGTVDEWVRCHDGDLPFKQDIDNSIKYHRNVTSKGYRALIYSGDHDATIPFLGTQSWVRSLNFPIVDDWRVWHLHGQSAGFTITYRNNMTFATIKGGGHTAPEFQPERCFAMFKRWISNEPL; encoded by the exons ATGCCCCGTCCAACGACGGTCCTGCTGCTTTTacggctcctcctcgtctccctcctctgcTTCTCGTCCGCTGCTCTGCCACTGCCGCCACGCTTCGTCTCTGCAGAGGCTCCTCCGACGGTGCAGCAGGTCGCCGCCCTTCCGGGCTTCGACGGCGCGCTCCCATTCCGCCTCGAGACCGGGTACTTGGCCGTGGACGAGGACAACGGCGCCGAGCTCTTCTACTACTTCATCGAGTCGGAGGGCGACCCACGGCGTGACCCGGTGCTCCTATGGCTCAACGGCGGCGACCACTGCACCGTGCTCAGCGCCATCTTCTTCGAGATTG CAGGCCCGTTGAAATTGGTCGTAGAGCCCTACAACGGGACCGGAGTACCACGGCTGCGCTACCACCCCTACTCCTGGACGAAAGCCGCGAGCGTCCTCTTCGTCGATTCGCCCGTCGGATCcggcttctccttctccaggAACCCCCAAGGATATGACGTCGGAGACGTGTCTTCCTCGCTGCAGCTCAAGGAATTCCTCACCAAG TGGTTCGCCGAGCATCCGGATTACCTCGTAAATCCTTTCTATGTTGGGGGAGACTCCTACGCCGGAAAGATCGTTCCGTTCCTCGTGCAGAAGATCTCAGAAG GTGGATATACTATTCAGACTTGGACATCGTGCTATTTTTCAGATATAGAAGCTGGACTGAAACCGACTGTTAATCTTAAG GGTTATCTGGTCGGTAACCCGGTTACAGGTGACCGCGTTGATCACGGTTCCAGAGTGCCATTTCTTCATGGAGCCGGAATCATTTCAGACCAACTCTACGAG GCCATAATGGACAACTGCCAAGGGGAGGATTATACAAAACCCAAGAATGCGCTCTGCGCTCAAGCTTTGGAAAGATTCAAAAGG CTGCTTAATGAAATTTGGAAGGAACACATTTTGTATAAAAAGTGCATTTCCGTGTCTGCCAGACCAAACGATGGGAGTACAGGAAGAAAGATCTTGAAGGAAGAAACTGGATTACTTAAACATCCACCACCTCGTCCTCCAATGGAGTGCCTA AGCTATGTGAACTACCTGTCATATTTTTGGGCTAACAACAACATCACACGGAAAATTCTTGGGATCAAGAAG GGTACTGTGGACGAATGGGTGAGGTGCCATGATGGGGATCTACCATTTAAGCAGGATATCGATAACAGCATAAAGTATCATCGTAATGTTACATCAAAAGGTTATCGCGCCTTAATATACAG TGGAGACCATGATGCTACTATACCGTTTCTGGGTACGCAGTCCTGGGTGAGATCACTCAACTTCCCCATCGTGGATGATTGGAGGGTTTGGCACCTCCATGGCCAGTCTGCAGG ATTCACCATAACATATAGGAACAACATGACATTTGCAACCATAAAG GGTGGTGGGCACACTGCACCGGAGTTCCAACCAGAGAGATGCTTCGCGATGTTCAAGCGTTGGATTTCCAATGAGCCACTCTGA
- the LOC100823509 gene encoding serine carboxypeptidase-like 18 isoform X1: MPRPTTVLLLLRLLLVSLLCFSSAALPLPPRFVSAEAPPTVQQVAALPGFDGALPFRLETGYLAVDEDNGAELFYYFIESEGDPRRDPVLLWLNGGDHCTVLSAIFFEIGPLKLVVEPYNGTGVPRLRYHPYSWTKAASVLFVDSPVGSGFSFSRNPQGYDVGDVSSSLQLKEFLTKWFAEHPDYLVNPFYVGGDSYAGKIVPFLVQKISEGTIDQWSTTTWTSCYFSDIEAGLKPTVNLKGYLVGNPVTGDRVDHGSRVPFLHGAGIISDQLYEAIMDNCQGEDYTKPKNALCAQALERFKRLLNEIWKEHILYKKCISVSARPNDGSTGRKILKEETGLLKHPPPRPPMECLSYVNYLSYFWANNNITRKILGIKKGTVDEWVRCHDGDLPFKQDIDNSIKYHRNVTSKGYRALIYSGDHDATIPFLGTQSWVRSLNFPIVDDWRVWHLHGQSAGFTITYRNNMTFATIKGGGHTAPEFQPERCFAMFKRWISNEPL; encoded by the exons ATGCCCCGTCCAACGACGGTCCTGCTGCTTTTacggctcctcctcgtctccctcctctgcTTCTCGTCCGCTGCTCTGCCACTGCCGCCACGCTTCGTCTCTGCAGAGGCTCCTCCGACGGTGCAGCAGGTCGCCGCCCTTCCGGGCTTCGACGGCGCGCTCCCATTCCGCCTCGAGACCGGGTACTTGGCCGTGGACGAGGACAACGGCGCCGAGCTCTTCTACTACTTCATCGAGTCGGAGGGCGACCCACGGCGTGACCCGGTGCTCCTATGGCTCAACGGCGGCGACCACTGCACCGTGCTCAGCGCCATCTTCTTCGAGATTG GCCCGTTGAAATTGGTCGTAGAGCCCTACAACGGGACCGGAGTACCACGGCTGCGCTACCACCCCTACTCCTGGACGAAAGCCGCGAGCGTCCTCTTCGTCGATTCGCCCGTCGGATCcggcttctccttctccaggAACCCCCAAGGATATGACGTCGGAGACGTGTCTTCCTCGCTGCAGCTCAAGGAATTCCTCACCAAG TGGTTCGCCGAGCATCCGGATTACCTCGTAAATCCTTTCTATGTTGGGGGAGACTCCTACGCCGGAAAGATCGTTCCGTTCCTCGTGCAGAAGATCTCAGAAGGTACTATTGATCAATGGTCTACTACG ACTTGGACATCGTGCTATTTTTCAGATATAGAAGCTGGACTGAAACCGACTGTTAATCTTAAG GGTTATCTGGTCGGTAACCCGGTTACAGGTGACCGCGTTGATCACGGTTCCAGAGTGCCATTTCTTCATGGAGCCGGAATCATTTCAGACCAACTCTACGAG GCCATAATGGACAACTGCCAAGGGGAGGATTATACAAAACCCAAGAATGCGCTCTGCGCTCAAGCTTTGGAAAGATTCAAAAGG CTGCTTAATGAAATTTGGAAGGAACACATTTTGTATAAAAAGTGCATTTCCGTGTCTGCCAGACCAAACGATGGGAGTACAGGAAGAAAGATCTTGAAGGAAGAAACTGGATTACTTAAACATCCACCACCTCGTCCTCCAATGGAGTGCCTA AGCTATGTGAACTACCTGTCATATTTTTGGGCTAACAACAACATCACACGGAAAATTCTTGGGATCAAGAAG GGTACTGTGGACGAATGGGTGAGGTGCCATGATGGGGATCTACCATTTAAGCAGGATATCGATAACAGCATAAAGTATCATCGTAATGTTACATCAAAAGGTTATCGCGCCTTAATATACAG TGGAGACCATGATGCTACTATACCGTTTCTGGGTACGCAGTCCTGGGTGAGATCACTCAACTTCCCCATCGTGGATGATTGGAGGGTTTGGCACCTCCATGGCCAGTCTGCAGG ATTCACCATAACATATAGGAACAACATGACATTTGCAACCATAAAG GGTGGTGGGCACACTGCACCGGAGTTCCAACCAGAGAGATGCTTCGCGATGTTCAAGCGTTGGATTTCCAATGAGCCACTCTGA
- the LOC100823509 gene encoding serine carboxypeptidase-like 18 isoform X4 → MPRPTTVLLLLRLLLVSLLCFSSAALPLPPRFVSAEAPPTVQQVAALPGFDGALPFRLETGYLAVDEDNGAELFYYFIESEGDPRRDPVLLWLNGGDHCTVLSAIFFEIGPLKLVVEPYNGTGVPRLRYHPYSWTKAASVLFVDSPVGSGFSFSRNPQGYDVGDVSSSLQLKEFLTKWFAEHPDYLVNPFYVGGDSYAGKIVPFLVQKISEDIEAGLKPTVNLKGYLVGNPVTGDRVDHGSRVPFLHGAGIISDQLYEAIMDNCQGEDYTKPKNALCAQALERFKRLLNEIWKEHILYKKCISVSARPNDGSTGRKILKEETGLLKHPPPRPPMECLSYVNYLSYFWANNNITRKILGIKKGTVDEWVRCHDGDLPFKQDIDNSIKYHRNVTSKGYRALIYSGDHDATIPFLGTQSWVRSLNFPIVDDWRVWHLHGQSAGFTITYRNNMTFATIKGGGHTAPEFQPERCFAMFKRWISNEPL, encoded by the exons ATGCCCCGTCCAACGACGGTCCTGCTGCTTTTacggctcctcctcgtctccctcctctgcTTCTCGTCCGCTGCTCTGCCACTGCCGCCACGCTTCGTCTCTGCAGAGGCTCCTCCGACGGTGCAGCAGGTCGCCGCCCTTCCGGGCTTCGACGGCGCGCTCCCATTCCGCCTCGAGACCGGGTACTTGGCCGTGGACGAGGACAACGGCGCCGAGCTCTTCTACTACTTCATCGAGTCGGAGGGCGACCCACGGCGTGACCCGGTGCTCCTATGGCTCAACGGCGGCGACCACTGCACCGTGCTCAGCGCCATCTTCTTCGAGATTG GCCCGTTGAAATTGGTCGTAGAGCCCTACAACGGGACCGGAGTACCACGGCTGCGCTACCACCCCTACTCCTGGACGAAAGCCGCGAGCGTCCTCTTCGTCGATTCGCCCGTCGGATCcggcttctccttctccaggAACCCCCAAGGATATGACGTCGGAGACGTGTCTTCCTCGCTGCAGCTCAAGGAATTCCTCACCAAG TGGTTCGCCGAGCATCCGGATTACCTCGTAAATCCTTTCTATGTTGGGGGAGACTCCTACGCCGGAAAGATCGTTCCGTTCCTCGTGCAGAAGATCTCAGAAG ATATAGAAGCTGGACTGAAACCGACTGTTAATCTTAAG GGTTATCTGGTCGGTAACCCGGTTACAGGTGACCGCGTTGATCACGGTTCCAGAGTGCCATTTCTTCATGGAGCCGGAATCATTTCAGACCAACTCTACGAG GCCATAATGGACAACTGCCAAGGGGAGGATTATACAAAACCCAAGAATGCGCTCTGCGCTCAAGCTTTGGAAAGATTCAAAAGG CTGCTTAATGAAATTTGGAAGGAACACATTTTGTATAAAAAGTGCATTTCCGTGTCTGCCAGACCAAACGATGGGAGTACAGGAAGAAAGATCTTGAAGGAAGAAACTGGATTACTTAAACATCCACCACCTCGTCCTCCAATGGAGTGCCTA AGCTATGTGAACTACCTGTCATATTTTTGGGCTAACAACAACATCACACGGAAAATTCTTGGGATCAAGAAG GGTACTGTGGACGAATGGGTGAGGTGCCATGATGGGGATCTACCATTTAAGCAGGATATCGATAACAGCATAAAGTATCATCGTAATGTTACATCAAAAGGTTATCGCGCCTTAATATACAG TGGAGACCATGATGCTACTATACCGTTTCTGGGTACGCAGTCCTGGGTGAGATCACTCAACTTCCCCATCGTGGATGATTGGAGGGTTTGGCACCTCCATGGCCAGTCTGCAGG ATTCACCATAACATATAGGAACAACATGACATTTGCAACCATAAAG GGTGGTGGGCACACTGCACCGGAGTTCCAACCAGAGAGATGCTTCGCGATGTTCAAGCGTTGGATTTCCAATGAGCCACTCTGA
- the LOC100823509 gene encoding serine carboxypeptidase-like 19 isoform X3 — protein MPRPTTVLLLLRLLLVSLLCFSSAALPLPPRFVSAEAPPTVQQVAALPGFDGALPFRLETGYLAVDEDNGAELFYYFIESEGDPRRDPVLLWLNGGDHCTVLSAIFFEIAGPLKLVVEPYNGTGVPRLRYHPYSWTKAASVLFVDSPVGSGFSFSRNPQGYDVGDVSSSLQLKEFLTKWFAEHPDYLVNPFYVGGDSYAGKIVPFLVQKISEDIEAGLKPTVNLKGYLVGNPVTGDRVDHGSRVPFLHGAGIISDQLYEAIMDNCQGEDYTKPKNALCAQALERFKRLLNEIWKEHILYKKCISVSARPNDGSTGRKILKEETGLLKHPPPRPPMECLSYVNYLSYFWANNNITRKILGIKKGTVDEWVRCHDGDLPFKQDIDNSIKYHRNVTSKGYRALIYSGDHDATIPFLGTQSWVRSLNFPIVDDWRVWHLHGQSAGFTITYRNNMTFATIKGGGHTAPEFQPERCFAMFKRWISNEPL, from the exons ATGCCCCGTCCAACGACGGTCCTGCTGCTTTTacggctcctcctcgtctccctcctctgcTTCTCGTCCGCTGCTCTGCCACTGCCGCCACGCTTCGTCTCTGCAGAGGCTCCTCCGACGGTGCAGCAGGTCGCCGCCCTTCCGGGCTTCGACGGCGCGCTCCCATTCCGCCTCGAGACCGGGTACTTGGCCGTGGACGAGGACAACGGCGCCGAGCTCTTCTACTACTTCATCGAGTCGGAGGGCGACCCACGGCGTGACCCGGTGCTCCTATGGCTCAACGGCGGCGACCACTGCACCGTGCTCAGCGCCATCTTCTTCGAGATTG CAGGCCCGTTGAAATTGGTCGTAGAGCCCTACAACGGGACCGGAGTACCACGGCTGCGCTACCACCCCTACTCCTGGACGAAAGCCGCGAGCGTCCTCTTCGTCGATTCGCCCGTCGGATCcggcttctccttctccaggAACCCCCAAGGATATGACGTCGGAGACGTGTCTTCCTCGCTGCAGCTCAAGGAATTCCTCACCAAG TGGTTCGCCGAGCATCCGGATTACCTCGTAAATCCTTTCTATGTTGGGGGAGACTCCTACGCCGGAAAGATCGTTCCGTTCCTCGTGCAGAAGATCTCAGAAG ATATAGAAGCTGGACTGAAACCGACTGTTAATCTTAAG GGTTATCTGGTCGGTAACCCGGTTACAGGTGACCGCGTTGATCACGGTTCCAGAGTGCCATTTCTTCATGGAGCCGGAATCATTTCAGACCAACTCTACGAG GCCATAATGGACAACTGCCAAGGGGAGGATTATACAAAACCCAAGAATGCGCTCTGCGCTCAAGCTTTGGAAAGATTCAAAAGG CTGCTTAATGAAATTTGGAAGGAACACATTTTGTATAAAAAGTGCATTTCCGTGTCTGCCAGACCAAACGATGGGAGTACAGGAAGAAAGATCTTGAAGGAAGAAACTGGATTACTTAAACATCCACCACCTCGTCCTCCAATGGAGTGCCTA AGCTATGTGAACTACCTGTCATATTTTTGGGCTAACAACAACATCACACGGAAAATTCTTGGGATCAAGAAG GGTACTGTGGACGAATGGGTGAGGTGCCATGATGGGGATCTACCATTTAAGCAGGATATCGATAACAGCATAAAGTATCATCGTAATGTTACATCAAAAGGTTATCGCGCCTTAATATACAG TGGAGACCATGATGCTACTATACCGTTTCTGGGTACGCAGTCCTGGGTGAGATCACTCAACTTCCCCATCGTGGATGATTGGAGGGTTTGGCACCTCCATGGCCAGTCTGCAGG ATTCACCATAACATATAGGAACAACATGACATTTGCAACCATAAAG GGTGGTGGGCACACTGCACCGGAGTTCCAACCAGAGAGATGCTTCGCGATGTTCAAGCGTTGGATTTCCAATGAGCCACTCTGA